From the Nodularia sphaerocarpa UHCC 0038 genome, the window ATATTCCTCGCGCACAGGTTTTAAAATATTATTAATCAAGACTCTTTCAAAGCGATTCCAAACAGTTTCAAAGTCCTGTTCACCCAAAGCAGTTGCTTGTTGGTGCAGCATTTCTGAGACTAAAAACTCATCATATAAGTCAATATCTCCGGGTAATAAATCTAGACCAGCCAGATTACAAACTGGAGATTGAATAATATCTTGAATCGTCAGTTTTGCTTCTGGTTCAGGATTTACAACTTGGTCAATCAAATATCGAAATGTCTTGCGTTGTTTGCGACGCTTGGCAAAGTCTAACGGCGACATTAAACTAAGTGTAGCGCTGATTTGGCTATCTAAATCGAGGACAAGCACCCGCTTACCATGATTTTGGGCTAAACAAGTAGCGATGTTGACCGTGAGAGTGGTTTTACCAACGCCGCCTTTCATATTTGCAGTAGCAATTACATATCCCATTAGTTAGTCCTCTGTTGACGCATTCCCATATCTAGGTAGCGTATACTCCTATTGAATAATTAAAACTTCTATTAAATTTAATATTTTCCGCAACCTTAAAGGTTAGCTTTGTCTCCATTGAGGCAGTTAGATTATAGCAGTACGGGTTGAGTTGTGAAATACTCGTAGGGAAAAATACTCAAAGTCTGATTTTTTGATTTTTTTACCGCGATTTTCAATCTTTTTTACCTCACGCAGAGGCGCACCAGGCGCAGAGAGTATGAGCGAAATCTATACAAAGTGCTGCAAATGTCAATTTTATTTACCAGCACTGTAATATATTCATTTTTTGTAAAAATACTAAACATAGTTTTATTTATATACATATCATTAAGTAATCTTTAGAACAGAGTTAACTCAGTCTATGTCATAATTTAGGGTGTATTCGGTTTTTGCCAATGTAGCAATTTTATTGAGGTAAACTATATTGCCGTTTAATCCTGAACTGTGTCGTAATGAAAGCGAAGTTGAAAGCAAACTCATAGTTCAGTATTTGCTGCCACAGTTAGGGTATACTCCCGATACGTGGCATCAAGAAGTTGCACTTGGTAGCATTCGTTTGGATTTCTTAGCATTTGCAGTACAGGTTATTCCCTTGGTTTTAGATGCTAATTCGCCGATGAGTGTTGTCATGGAAGCAAAGCATCCAAGGCAAAATTTAAATAATCATTTCCTCAGACTCAGGCATTATTTAACCAGTTTGAATGTGCGATATGGGTTGCTGACTAATGGTAAAGAAATCAGAATTTATAAAAAATTTCAATCTGATATTCAGCTAGTTTTTCAGTGTTATGGGAAGGATGTTGAAACAGAAATCGGTACAATTAGAGGTTTGATTGGTAGAAATAGCCTTCTGAACATACAGTTTATGGGAAATTCTGATAATCAAACATCTGAGAATAATTTAGGTTTTGAATCAAAGAGGAAACATTCAATGAAAACAATTGCAATCTACCATCATAAAGGCGGCGTTGGTAAGACAACTGTCGCTGTTAATTTAGCAGCAGCATTGAGTAACCAAGGTAAAAGAGTTCTTTTGATTGACATAGATGCTCAAGCAAATACAACATTTGCTACAGGTTTAATAAAATTTCAATTTGAAGAGGATGATGATTTAAAAGAACGTAATATTTTTCATTTACTATATGCAGGCGGTGACAATAATTTTTTGATCCCTGATATTGTTCGTAAATCAAATGGTTTTAATGAAACAGAAATAGATGTGATTCCTTCCCATATTAACCTAATAGCAGGTGAACCAAAGTTAGCAGTGTTCGGCCCAACTAAAATGAGACTAGCTAAAAGATTAGAATTGGTTAAGGATATATATGATGTTGTTATAATTGACACTCCACCAGCATTAAATTTATACGCTTCAACTGCTCTAACTGCTGCTGACTACTTGATTATTCCTTCAGATTTAAAGCCATTTTCTAATCAAGGGTTGGTAAGTGTGAAAAATTTCATTCAAACAGAAGTTAATGAAAATAAAGAAAATATGGGTAAAAAGCCTATTAGTATTATGGGTGTTCTTCCATCAAAAATTTCTAGTAATAATCAATATCTAAAATATACGTTTCCACGGCATAGAGATGTGATTCCCGAACGTTATGAACTTCCCTTGATGGATAATATGATTACAGAAAGGTCTTGTTTGTCACATTGTTTTAATCAAACAATACTTGTTGGAGATTTAGAAATCCCCGACCCAAAATCAATTTTTGAATTTGCAAAAAATGATTCATCAGCAAATCAGTCAGCTTTGGAATTTGAGTCTTTAGCGATAGAAGTCATCAGAAAATTGGAGATAGACTAATAATGACTAATTTTTTAATTGTAGAAGTTGAAAGTGTTAATTCCAGCGTTCCTCGTTCTCATTTTAAAGAGGCTGATTTAGAAATTATTGCTGACCTGATATTAGAGTCAGGAGAAATACTAAAACCATTGGTACTCAAAAAGATTGGTTTTGAAAAATATGAGGTGATTGATGGACATCTTGAATACTATGCTGCTGTTAGAGCGAGAGAAAAAAATCCTAATAGAGGAGAAATTGTTAATGCCTTTATTATTCCGACTGAAAAAGAAGTTGCAGCATTAAACCAAGTTGTAGCTCTTAAAGGGGTAGAGTCTTGTGAAAAAACTATTGCAGCTCTTAAAGAGGTAGAGTCTCCTGAAAAACCTGATAGGGGTAAAAAAATAGAAGCAATTCAAACACAACTAGATAATCTGTCAATTGCTTTGGAAAAGGTTAAAGAACTTGTTGAGGGATTGAAGCCTGAAAAGCGAGAAAAGTTGAATTTAGTTACAGCAAATGAAAAAGAAGTCAAGAAGGCTTTAGAAAAATTAGGTGTAAATAGTCAACGTAGAAATGCAGCATGGGAAGCTATTGAATCTTGGAAACAAGAAAGAAAAACTTTAACTTGGGAAAATCTTAAAAAATCATGTGGACCTTCTAAAGCTCATAAAATTTCTAATTTTGCTAAAGGTACTTATGATAAGTTAAAAGAAATTGCAGATATAATCCCTAAATCTTAGCAGGTAGTGGACTGACAAGCCTAAAATAGTGCAATAGACAAAACTATTGTGGGGTGGGCATCCTGCCCGCCCAGAACAGGCAAGATGCCTGTTCCACAAGAAAAACATAATGCAACATTTTAGCCTTACCAAGCCACGACAATATTTGTTTTTTTCATAAATCAAACCGAATTTCTATAGCTATTTTCAACATTATTCTAGCTATTTAGAATTGGAATTTCACATGGATAAACTGGAATCCAAAATCTTTATTTCTAATAACTTCCGATGCAAAGCAGCCAAATAAACAGTATCCATCGCCGCATACTGTATTTGCTTTTGGCTAAGGGGACGCTTTCCCCAATCGCTGCTTCCTTCATCTGCATCGACATTGACAAAATGACAAAGTTCTGCTGCTAAAGTTTTGAGTTTTAAATTAGAAACTTCCAGGCGTTCACGGGTAACTTTTCTAGCTAGTTTTAAAGTACAAGTAATATTGTTAGCGAGATGTCCTCCTAAATACTTTACGTCAAAACTAGCATTGTGAAAAACCTTTTCAATATTGGGATTAAACATGATTTGGTTCATGAAATATTCCGCCAAATCATGTTTATCTAATACATCGAGAAGGTAAGCAGATACGCCCGTGGAATCTGTAGAATCAGCCAATACCTGAATCAGCGATAATCTGGGATTTTTAGTAGTAAAATCGGCAATTTCTGTATCTAACCACAGAGTTTTGGTAGATGTTAATGTGGAGATAAACTCCCGGATTTCTGTTGCTGTTGTTAGGTAGTGCATTGACTGAAAATTTATCACAAAGAATTAACTTTAAGCAATCAAACAAATTAATTGGTCTTCAAACTTAGCTTTGGGGTTGAAAATTTTGACTTTCTTTTCCTGACATAATCTACCAATTAAGTGTTGAATGTCAGTTTCTTT encodes:
- a CDS encoding ParA family protein, giving the protein MGYVIATANMKGGVGKTTLTVNIATCLAQNHGKRVLVLDLDSQISATLSLMSPLDFAKRRKQRKTFRYLIDQVVNPEPEAKLTIQDIIQSPVCNLAGLDLLPGDIDLYDEFLVSEMLHQQATALGEQDFETVWNRFERVLINNILKPVREEYDFIILDCAPGYNLLTRSALAASDFYILPAKPEPLSVVGIQLLERRIAKLKDSHEHEAKINIKMLGIVFSMASSNLLNGRYYRQVMHRVVEDFGVDKICKAQIPVDMNVAKAVDSFMPVVLTAPQSSGSKAFSQLTQELLQKL
- a CDS encoding AAA family ATPase; translated protein: MPFNPELCRNESEVESKLIVQYLLPQLGYTPDTWHQEVALGSIRLDFLAFAVQVIPLVLDANSPMSVVMEAKHPRQNLNNHFLRLRHYLTSLNVRYGLLTNGKEIRIYKKFQSDIQLVFQCYGKDVETEIGTIRGLIGRNSLLNIQFMGNSDNQTSENNLGFESKRKHSMKTIAIYHHKGGVGKTTVAVNLAAALSNQGKRVLLIDIDAQANTTFATGLIKFQFEEDDDLKERNIFHLLYAGGDNNFLIPDIVRKSNGFNETEIDVIPSHINLIAGEPKLAVFGPTKMRLAKRLELVKDIYDVVIIDTPPALNLYASTALTAADYLIIPSDLKPFSNQGLVSVKNFIQTEVNENKENMGKKPISIMGVLPSKISSNNQYLKYTFPRHRDVIPERYELPLMDNMITERSCLSHCFNQTILVGDLEIPDPKSIFEFAKNDSSANQSALEFESLAIEVIRKLEID